From Rhopalosiphum padi isolate XX-2018 chromosome 2, ASM2088224v1, whole genome shotgun sequence:
aatttttttttatgacatcaaatattatatattggaaGGGTCTactcaaaaaatgaaaaataaaatatctaattctaTTAAGGACCACCCTAATTAATgttcatgatatattttaatttaaaatatatagattaggTAGTTACATGATTCGCATGTTCCAAGCTCTGTAGACGTGGACATTTGCAGGTTATTATCGCAGGTGTATCATAGGCGgagatttgattaaattttaaggggggggggggcttaaaTCTTTCTTTGAAAAATAAGCCGTGGGGGCTTTGCCCTCGCACCCCCTCactaatatcaatatacataGGGAACGCCATTTAAAAGACTCACGGATATAAGGTTCAGTCGTTTATTAGATTCAACATCGTCTGAAACAATCTGGACGTatccaaatacattataaaaaaattcggtTATAAGACTCACCACTTTGTTTATAAGActtaaatttcgtaaaaataaacatttttggttaaaatttagaaataaattgatttttaaaaattacatattttttgggTTATTTCTGATTTCAATTCATGCTTTTTAATGTGTGTATTACAACTAATTTTATCACATTTCACATTTTTTGCAATTATCGTagagcatattttaagaattgttGACTAGGTGGCACTGTAAGccataaagaaataataatatttatgtgctcCGGTACTTGGGGCATGACCGCATGGGTCATGGGATACAAGCCACATTCATTAACCACAAGGTGGCACTAATTTTTCACTAGGTGGCATGAATGCCACTTACtttgtatgttaaaatatgctcttaattatcgttattgtaatataagtacgagaaatatattatcaaaatattaatactcagaacaaaccaaaattacaaatgtttttcataaataataaatacatcatacatcttttataattttttttattaatatgtaataatttttataatatgtatgtgtattataattttaatttttttatcagaatttttaaatttattcaataggagatatgtaatatgtaatattatatgtattaaagtaaattaaaattaaagcaaaatatatagTAGAATAAAATTCACACACctggtgtataatattacattggaATTATTGGATTGTAGATCGGAAGCGGCGATTGTCTGTTTTTGTCTAACACACGTGCAATATTGATTATAGACGTGTTCATTATACgtgatatattgataaatatatgcattttaattattatttattcatataatgtttttaggattgtttttttttttgtgggggggaaggataatatcaaaaatttgaGAAAGTCTATAGACCAAtagaaatcttaaaataatatgtaggctGGTAGCCGGTAGGTATGGTTTATAACAGGGGTGGATCTAGCCGATCTAGGTCAAGATAACGGGGAGGGGGcgatttttaaatgacaaacaTGATATCTATGATGTCTTACgaagtaaaaataatgaactaTAAAGTAATTACGTTCAAAACTTAAGCCAGAACGGGAACGGGGGGGGGGAGGCGATTGCCCCCTGCCTGGATCTGCCCAAggtttataaaaagtaaaatattgattttatttgtttcaggAAGATTTTGAATCAGAACTTGATCAGTTAAAACCGATGGAAGAAATaccaattgaaaatattaatttaacaatataataaataatcaagtgtaatttatatctattcaatattaataacacgtttaaatatttgtgaGCTTTAATTTAaggaatttatttattgaaaaataagtgTTTCATAATTTCActgaatttacaataaataataattaataatatattcatattttattaatttgtacgaTAATACGCACTGTACGTAAATAAAAAGAGGTTAATACACACTAGTTGCCCCTAATGATCAGGAAGCtcataattataagtttacaattactacataataatttctattactctattattctattatctataaactaaagttatttagaattattattttttttaaattatttaatgttttattatgttatataataatattttttatacatttagacaaataataggtattaggtaaacaattatactaaaaacaataataaaacacttgccaagtcagagatcggcaggtaaactttcttgattttcaatctTTAGAgatgtattaattgtatgcaaaatgtatgtataatgtattttattttcatttttatttagtgaAATAGATCTCCAAAACCGTAGAGCGGATTTTGTTGTTAGGGATCTTGTTAGATttacattggctaggagaagtgcagtgaagattttcaaaactttatcttttatatttaattcactacagagcttccaaaatctcacattttgtatctacttgataatccctttttaatgagctatcaaccaactttttaggtataatagttttggagaaaagttaagaaatataaattttgggattgttcacgccgacgtttttgtggattcaaatcgttataccaCTTGGGTGTGATATCAGATCTctgtcattaatattttattctaaagctagcttaattatccacttactcattacaactgagttacatttttataattttcctaattaacacaaattcttaaaattttaaaaattcagactgttatcatttcaattaccatacttacttgattaaaaatcaagaaagtaaaaaaaaatattaattttattataataagtcaataCAAAACAGGTGGTAATAGACACAAGAAAGTCAGAtggattttatgtataaataaattttagattgtaatttttatcaataaaataatattaaaatacctttttttagagttttaacttgaaatttaattttagcgcTTTcccgatataaaatattaatcaccgCACGCCACTGgttgtcattattatataaattattaatttgtttaattattattaacaaattaaaattatgacatACGGTATAGttctatacaataaataaaacagattataataattattattatttactaacaatTAAACTTTACCGCGTTCAAACAGGTACTTTAggggattaaaaataaaaaattcctaaaagtaaattttataatcgggaaaaagttttttatttttattttaaccacgataatattttcaaaatattttgactatttttgaattatttacagTCATgaccaatttaaattttttctagaaATGTCGATTCCAAATTATTCACTGGGTAAAAATGctagaaaatgtaatacacaCACAAAGctgttaaatattcaattaaaaataccgAAAATCTATAGTcacaaaaaattgttataatcatttagttagaattttgataagacatacAAATCTCGAatattaccaaattattttggagttaaaaattcataaaaatgttgtttatatgaatttttttatatttaagagaaatgtaaattataaaattaatttaaatcatattaagaGGTTTCTGCACCAATTTCTTTGTAGACGACGGGATGAGTTTCCAGGGAGATTGTCAAAAGCTAGGTTTGCAATAAGAAGATTAGACTGTTTGTGGAGACGCGGACGGAAACGTTTGTAAAAAGGTTTGACTGCTTCATTAACTGTAAGAAGACCTAAGTCTTTATAAAGTGTATCATTGGAAACGTATCGAGGTTCAGTAAGGATAGTACGAAGAGCACGTGATTGGAATACTTGAATTTTGTTGTTATTGGATATTTTTGCCGATAAAAACGGAGGAAAAAAACGAATGTCCTAGAAAAACGTAGTTTACCAATGTACCTActcataaaatatcttttattattattattattaaaaatataaataacatttacaatctgtataaaaaaaaaatacaataagtaaataggAGAACAAAATAATGATGGACAAGAAGACGGTGATTAGGGAAGCTATCCAGTGATAGTACCCATTAGAACGTGTCTGCTAAACTAGCACgttttcaatttaaaagatCTCGACACCAATGTCTTTTAAGACGACAGTGGCTGCGCTAGGCGTGGGCGGTGTGGGCCATGCCCACGGCTTCGTACCTCAAAGGGTCTGGCGTTCTAAAGGGCTTTATAATTAACCATACAGAAATATGGGAAAAGTATCTATACAAAATCTtttgtatgaaattattttattgtaaaaaaaaaatcataaacataataattacataaataggtACTCGTCAATAATTCATCatattagaatacatttttgtaccaatgtagttattttttgttactatagaataaattgtagtatagttaatgtttatttttatatatattatactattaatatataaaatgtactattGTTAAtggttatatgtatgtatatatacatgttttatctTTTAGAACAgatacaaagattttatgacTAAAATAGTGATTATATACCTATGCATTTATTCAAGACTGTTTTTTAAAGCGGCAGccactttttttttgtcatatttgtTTATTGATGGCATTATGGTGACTACCTGGTTTTAAAGTAAAAGATACTTTTAGGTGCGTTTATAAACTCATAATAGTTTAACATTAGATAATTTGTATGAATAAAACCTTAACTTTAACCAATACttcttaatgtatatttaattgtagtggatATTTCAGAATCTTATGTTTAAcatgagcataatattattgataatgtaatacaattattaactactAATCAAGATTTGGTTTTacgtttaaatacttaattaaaatttcaattcaaatgtacttcataatttatgatacaaattgtaataacaTATAACATTTAAGTACATAAATGCTGCCATCACTTGTCTatgtttagtttatattatggtatgttaattattttttggatttCAATACAGATaacaagtatacaatatacatacaacataaaTCATGaactaagatatatatatatatatactcagtgacatacacaaaaaatattttattctaagaaCAAAGAACAGTTCATTTATTCCCAAATTTCTAGTGCattaaaacaaatcaaattatttccccaataccaattttaaatccaagatgattattgaaataatttttatttaccacaTTAATTATTAGTTCTCAAGATATGATCAAGTGAGGTCGTGACAGTCCATTGGTGCCAAACAAAATTTTGAATGGTCAGGTGAACAGCCATTCTATTGCAATTATACCATCCACCCCACCATAATATTAGTGATTTATAGGATTGATTCATTCATTACTCATATTCACACTTGCCACCTCTAAAATTTTGGTCTTGTCATGACCAGAATTCAACCCCAAGATCAGTACCAATGCGtaacactaataagtaataacaatttaacaattaagTCTTTGAATACTAGGTAATGAAActggataaatatataatcctaagataaataaataacaattttaataatatacttgtggAGGGCCACATAAGGCTCTGCGCACAGGCGTTGGGCGCTATCTGGTTGTTCGCCTCAACTGACTCGGGTAGTAACGACTCTGCGGCGCACAGCTTTGTCCGCCTCTACCCAGTCACGATCACTGGCCAACATCAAACATATATACCAGCCACAAACACCAGACCAACGTCCTTGCAGATGCCGGCCAAATACTCTatactatagtaaatattaaaaattatataatgtaaatacctaccatacaactaaatattgtgttaatatagaacaaaaaaatagtaagttattaatgagttaactgttttaaaatttactaatttatcagatttttctaaaaataatttctttggcTTCATAAATCTAGAAATTTTTGCTTTTGTTgtctaaatttatttcaattttaataaagccTCAAacttgatataattaaaaaatatttactataccatatatattatatatggataGTTATTagcaaatactttaaaattagaaaattgacgaatttataagttttatcatAAGTAAATAGCctgtttaataagtatttgtaACATTTTCTATTAGCACATGCAAAAAACAagttaacaaatttatatatttaaaaaataaaaaaaatatgacaaatgtttatttttttggataCATTAcaaaagtgtatattttaacaattaaattaatttaaattaatggtcatgaatatatataatataatatattaatatattaataaatatatattataatataatataattcgtatAGAAATTCacaacataacatttatttatttaatgtttcttTATGATGGTTGTGACATCTTcatcattcaaaaataaatgtataagatGGCCATcagcattattgtttttaaatagtatcATCATAAATTCTGTTTTACTATTGCATAAAAGTTTCAGTTTATTTAAACTGAAATATCTCTCATCCAAACCAAGTGAACAACGTAATGTTAAGTACTTAACATTTTCTATGTGCTTAGGAAGTTGGAataatttttctacatttataatactactTCCCATATCTACCAATATTACATCCATTGAAcctttaaacttattttttaattctgcaCGATACCAGTGATTGTTAACCAAAGCTCCATATATGTtacaatattttggtttttcaacagggtttaaagttttaattttacttaattcaTTCATTACAGCACGTCTACTAGGAGAATTTACTTGAActgttaatatattcatatgaataacattaaatacaatCACTGGAATAGGTTCGATTAGTTTGATCACATTAAAATCATCAACAAAGAGTTCAACTACACATGGTTCGCCAGTTTTTACTACAATTATAgtcatctttttatttttatattgttccaTTTCATCTATAAAACTTTTTGATAAACTCtcaaacagttttttttctttttttatagttgGAATGTGTAATGAACATAGTTTAATAAATGGAGGAGCCAATTTTAAATAACCAACTGCTTCATAAAATTCTGAACATTTGTCTTGTACTCCATAATCTATGAAATAACAAGTACATTCACCTCCTTCATGTATCATTAAAAGTCTTACTCTATACCATCTATGGTCAGTTATACTTTTTGCAATCGCCattttaccaattttatatTCAGTCAACGGTTCCCAAACCGTTTCATTTTCAAGTATatactcaattttattttgtatttctttgCTATCTTCAGTTTCTACATAGAATTCATTTATTGACTGAGCATAAATAAGAGTCACAACCATCTTTGCACCAGACTGATCGATTTCCTTCAAGGTTTCATATGTCTTTGGAGTAATTCCGTaagaaataatgttatttacaaaTGTCTTTATACATCTATTATCCCACTTCATATTCACCAAATAGGTttctttgttatttaaaaaagttacaaTTACTTCAATAGAtcctaaaaagttaaaaattatatcatatacatcaTTTTCAATTGAAAGTATATATTCTTCGTGGTCTATATCATCAAGCATGCAATGATGTGCCATTGCTTGGTAACAAGCTATTTCGTTAGGAAGTATTTTAAGATTTGATGATAACTCAGAATTTccataatcaataaaattaacagtgaaattattttcctcaatatttaaaattttagctCTGTACCAAAGACCATCATTTTCATATTTAGCAGCAACTAGATCTCCGGGCAATGCGGAAATCAATATTGAATCTTCATTTTCAAGAAGTTGAAgacttgttgttattttttgaataacctgttgatcatttttgttttgtatataaaagttcttaaatgaataaaaatatgaaatataggcATCCCAACATTTACCTTCCATATTAGTCAGTTTATCACCTGGAAAGTAAAAATATTGggaaaatgtatactaaaatacataatgtatgcataatatatagggaacagattttattgtaataaagaatccaaatatgtaaatatcaaatatcaaaatttattattagtattgaaaactacaaaaaatattattttataaatataaatattaaataaaagtaataaaaatgatgtaggtatataaaactataagtatCCCAGGACAAAGTAATGAGAAACAACGTATTAATGagtttcaaacaaaaaattatgacAGTTTGGATGGAGACTCTTGTGTTGACTAAAACAACGTTCCACATCAACGGATGTGATAGGGACAtagttcatatttattatatctacttTATCAGAAGGagtaaaaattcaatatcaagagatcttttttggtttttttcttattaaaacatGTCAAATGAACTAATTTAGGAAAAAATGCTACCAAAATACTATTGGCTTTAagcaatattataaagaatagcatagatcaaaaataaaaatatattttcatactcGACACCATTTGGCCATAGTAAGTTGCAGGTAAATAAGAacgtaaattacatttatatatcataGAATATTTAGTCGccgtaaaaaattaatgaaaaaaattgaaaattactaaaattgtaaaataaatttgaatttatttcatttaaaacgatctaaatcataaacattttttattagattttaaataggtacctcatttcaataaaaatatgtactgaCAATAAA
This genomic window contains:
- the LOC132923103 gene encoding maternal protein tudor-like; the encoded protein is MEGKCWDAYISYFYSFKNFYIQNKNDQQVIQKITTSLQLLENEDSILISALPGDLVAAKYENDGLWYRAKILNIEENNFTVNFIDYGNSELSSNLKILPNEIACYQAMAHHCMLDDIDHEEYILSIENDVYDIIFNFLGSIEVIVTFLNNKETYLVNMKWDNRCIKTFVNNIISYGITPKTYETLKEIDQSGAKMVVTLIYAQSINEFYVETEDSKEIQNKIEYILENETVWEPLTEYKIGKMAIAKSITDHRWYRVRLLMIHEGGECTCYFIDYGVQDKCSEFYEAVGYLKLAPPFIKLCSLHIPTIKKEKKLFESLSKSFIDEMEQYKNKKMTIIVVKTGEPCVVELFVDDFNVIKLIEPIPVIVFNVIHMNILTVQVNSPSRRAVMNELSKIKTLNPVEKPKYCNIYGALVNNHWYRAELKNKFKGSMDVILVDMGSSIINVEKLFQLPKHIENVKYLTLRCSLGLDERYFSLNKLKLLCNSKTEFMMILFKNNNADGHLIHLFLNDEDVTTIIKKH